A portion of the Glycine max cultivar Williams 82 chromosome 10, Glycine_max_v4.0, whole genome shotgun sequence genome contains these proteins:
- the LOC100784522 gene encoding trihelix transcription factor PTL: MTEPSETLFSSHPVSSVHFLFLFLSHYCLWGEDMGDPYGLPEDLRRLIPARSTHLNPSNTHLLEPLCLHHGLSSAVSSATTPHTSFDPNMVGDVFFPRGFTHHFAHHHDYSSSSGVNPVVTATAAATTTVSDHAFCSMESAEKGWFGFDSGNNRWPRQETLSLLEIRSRLDSKFRENNQKAPLWNEISRIMAEEFGYQRSGKKCKEKFENLYKYYKKTKEGKASRQDGKHYRFFRQLEAICGDQANNAHHAHASTSDKTHRAGGNTVTTNQNQTCTINQDYNNGNNSNNNPKCSECLSISNSSEFETSSSENNDEDLSAIAFMMKQQSRDEKQKGLDDHIHRQNDQYRRVRKSWRAKVEEIVDSHMRKIIETQDAWMERMLSVVEQREQEMASREEERKRKESMWLDKQVHELWAKEKAWVEARDAALIEVVRKHIGIGIGLEALPLVEEEPPNKNKSQGNYNIDANEFPSEGVDHNRSSSSRWTEMEISNLIQLRTSFEQRFRENNNGYLLENGLWDEIAAKLACLGFDRSARECKQIWDEISISLRRTVDECDDGAKRRPWYLGLKLTDDDDL; this comes from the exons ATGACAGAACCAAGTGAGACCCTTTTCTCATCTCATCCTGTGTCTTCTGTacactttcttttcctttttctctctcactaCTGTCTTTGGGGTGAAGATATGGGTGACCCTTATGGGCTACCGGAGGATCTCCGGCGGCTTATACCAGCCAGAAGTACCCATTTGAACCCTTCAAACACACACCTACTTGAGCCACTTTGTCTTCACCATGGTCTCAGTAGTGCTGTTTCTTCTGCTACTACTCCACACACTAGTTTTGACCCCAACATGGTTGGGGACGTTTTCTTCCCTCGTGGTTTCACTCACCACTTTGCTCATCATCATGATTATTCTTCTTCCTCTGGTGTAAACCCTGTTGTTACTGCTACTGCTGCTGCTACTACTACTGTCTCGGATCATGCATTCTGCAGCATGGAGAGTGCAGAGAAAGGGTGGTTTGGGTTTGACTCCGGGAACAACAGGTGGCCTAGACAGGAGACCCTTTCGCTTCTAGAGATCAGATCTCGTCTTGATTCCAAGTTCAGAGAGAACAATCAGAAAGCACCCTTGTGGAATGAGATTTCTAg GATAATGGCTGAGGAATTTGGGTACCAAAGAAGTGGAAAGAAATGCAAAGAGAAGTTTGAGAATTTGTACAAGTATTACAAGAAGACAAAGGAAGGTAAAGCTAGTAGACAAGATGGGAAGCACTACAGGTTCTTCAGGCAGCTTGAAGCAATATGTGGAGATCAAGCAAATAACGCTCATCATGCTCATGCCTCAACTTCTGATAAAACCCATCGTGCTGGTGGAAACACTGTTACTactaatcaaaatcaaacctgCACAATTAACCAAGACTACAATAATGGTAATAATTCTAACAATAACCCCAAATGCTCAGAGTGTTTGAGTATCTCAAATTCATCTGAATTCGAGACATCCTCATCAGAGAACAATGATGAGGATCTCTCAGCCATTGCATTCATGATGAAGCAGCAGTCAAGGGATGAGAAGCAGAAAGGGTTGGATGATCATATTCATAGGCAAAATGATCAATATAGGAGGGTGAGAAAAAGCTGGAGAGCAAAAGTGGAGGAGATAGTGGATTCCCACATGAGGAAGATCATAGAGACTCAAGATGCATGGATGGAGAGAATGCTGAGTGTTGTTGAGCAAAGAGAGCAAGAGATGGCATCTAGGGAggaagaaaggaagagaaaagaGTCAATGTGGCTTGACAAACAGGTTCATGAACTTTGGGCTAAAGAGAAAGCATGGGTTGAAGCAAGAGATGCTGCATTGATAGAGGTTGTGAGGAAACACATTGGGATAGGGATAGGACTTGAAGCATTGCCATTGGTTGAAGAAGAACCACCAAATAAGAACAAGAGCCAAGGAAATTACAATATTGATGCCAATGAGTTTCCCTCTGAGGGTGTGGATCATAATAGAAGTAGTAGCAGTAGGTGGACAGAAATGgagatttcaaatttgataCAACTAAGGACTAGTTTTGAGCAAAGattcagagaaaataataatgGGTACTTATTGGAGAATGGGCTTTGGGATGAAATAGCAGCAAAACTGGCTTGTTTGGGGTTTGATAGGAGTGCAAGAGAGTGCAAGCAAATATGGGATGAGATTAGCATCTCTCTGAGAAGGACAGTGGATGAGTGTGATGATGGTGCAAAAAGAAGGCCTTGGTATTTGGGACTTAAGCTGACGGATGATGATGATCTTTGA
- the LOC100793522 gene encoding cytochrome P450 77A3-like has translation MHHPHPLHLINHLIPSLPKMATLPSYDHLIFTALAFFLSGLIFFLKHKSKSKSKKFNLPPGPPGWPIVGNLFQVARSGKPFFEYVNDVRLKYGSIFTLKMGTRTMIILTDSKLVHEAMIQKGATYATRPPENPTRTIFSENKFTVNAATYGPVWKSLRRNMVQNMLSSTRLKEFRSVRDNAMDKLINRLKDEAENNNGAVWVLKDARFAVFCILVAMCFGLEMDEETVERIDQVMKSVLITLDPRIDDYLPILSPFFSKQRKKALEVRREQVEFLVPIIEQRRRAIQNPGSDHTATTFSYLDTLFDLKVEGKKSAPSDAELVSLCSEFLNGGTDTTATAVEWGIAQLIANPHVQKKLYEEIKRTVGEKKVDEKDVEKMPYLHAVVKELLRKHPPTHFVLTHAVTEPTTLGGYDIPIDASVEVYTPAIAGDPKNWSNPEKFDPERFISGGEEADITGVTGVKMMPFGVGRRICPGLAMATVHIHLMMARMVQEFEWDAYPPEKKLDFTGKWEFTVVMKESLRATIKPRGGGGEKVHL, from the coding sequence ATGCATCATCCTCATCCACTTCACTTAATAAACCATCTCATTCCCTCTCTCCCTAAAATGGCCACTCTTCCCTCCTACGACCACCTCATCTTCACTGCCTTAGCTTTCTTCTTATCTGGCCTTATTTTCTTCCTCAAAcacaaatccaaatccaaatccaaaaaaTTCAACCTCCCTCCAGGACCCCCTGGATGGCCTATTGTTGGAAACCTCTTCCAAGTTGCTCGTTCCGGGAAACCTTTCTTTGAATACGTGAACGATGTGAGACTCAAATATGGCTCAATCTTCACCCTCAAGATGGGGACAAGGACCATGATCATCCTCACCGACTCAAAACTGGTCCACGAGGCCATGATACAAAAGGGTGCAACCTACGCCACCAGGCCTCCAGAGAATCCCACCAGAACCATCTTCAGCGAAAACAAGTTCACCGTGAATGCTGCCACCTATGGCCCCGTGTGGAAGTCTCTCAGGAGGAACATGGTGCAGAACATGCTCAGCTCAACAAGACTTAAGGAGTTTCGCAGCGTTCGCGACAATGCGATGGACAAGCTCATCAACAGGCTCAAGGACGAAGCCGAGAATAATAATGGTGCGGTTTGGGTTCTCAAAGATGCTAGGTTTGCTGTTTTTTGCATACTTGTGGCTATGTGTTTTGGTCTTGAGATGGATGAGGAGACAGTTGAGAGAATCGATCAGGTTATGAAGAGTGTTCTCATCACCTTGGATCCGAGAATTGATGACTATCTTCCAATTCTAAGTCCGTTTTTCTCAAAGCAAAGAAAGAAAGCCTTGGAGGTTCGTAGAGAACAAGTTGAGTTCTTAgttccaattatagaacaaagaAGAAGAGCAATCCAAAACCCGGGTTCAGATCACACCGCCACAACGTTTTCCTACCTAGACACACTTTTTGATCTCAAAGTTGAAGGGAAGAAATCAGCACCTTCTGATGCAGAATTGGTTTCACTGTGCTCAGAGTTTCTCAACGGTGGCACAGACACAACAGCAACAGCGGTTGAGTGGGGCATAGCACAGCTCATAGCAAACCCTCACGTTCAGAAAAAGCTCTATGAAGAAATAAAGAGGACGGTGGGAGAGAAGAAAGTGGATGAAAAGGATGTTGAGAAAATGCCATACCTACACGCTGTGGTGAAGGAGCTTCTTAGAAAGCACCCTCCAACACACTTTGTGCTAACACATGCTGTGACTGAACCCACCACTTTGGGTGGTTATGACATACCAATTGATGCAAGTGTTGAGGTGTACACACCAGCCATTGCTGGTGACCCGAAAAATTGGTCAAACCCTGAGAAGTTTGACCCCGAGAGGTTCATCTCTGGGGGTGAGGAAGCAGACATAACCGGGGTAACTGGGGTGAAGATGATGCCTTTTGGTGTTGGGAGAAGGATTTGCCCTGGCTTGGCTATGGCCACAGTGCATATTCACCTCATGATGGCTAGGATGGTGCAGGAGTTTGAGTGGGATGCTTACCCACCAGAGAAGAAGTTGGATTTCACTGGCAAGTGGGAGTTCACTGTGGTCATGAAAGAGTCTCTAAGAGCAACCATCAAAccaagaggaggaggaggagaaaaaGTGCACTTGTAA